A region from the Ptychodera flava strain L36383 chromosome 12, AS_Pfla_20210202, whole genome shotgun sequence genome encodes:
- the LOC139145201 gene encoding clustered mitochondria protein homolog, with protein sequence MAGDFEMENSKSEERSQSETKSDEPGTPPEQSDQAGNANSDDDKGDKDASSCCSDKDTKDCCEKTQNKPENVLLSDKFFTVKIVPPGCDPFELQVGSQEMVHELHQLLMDKEETCHRTCFTLQMDGNVLDNFTELRNIEGLTDGSVIKVVEEPYTVREARIHVRHVRDLLKSQDPMDAYNGTDLQSLSFLSAVIISGNENQGRNKKTGERDSVDCTPPDNIMPDSGERPLLPLNPLVKEPKPPSCVQIFTTSGWNPPPGNRKMHGDLMYLYIVTVENNAYHITASTRGFYINRSTLETFDPKAAEQKNLSHSLIELLQKVSPAFKRNFAQMLKKRALRHPLERVLVPFQVYTWTSPQIDHTIDSIRAEDAYNSRLGYEEHIPGQTRDWNEELQTTHDLPRKTLQERIVRERAMFKVQSDFVQAAIRGAMAVIDGNIMAINPGEDSKMQMYIWNNIFFSLGFDVRDHYKDYGGDHAAFVAPSCDLQGVKAYNNIDIEGLYTLGTVVIDYRGYRVTAQSIIPGILEREQEESVIYGSIDFGKTVATDEKFVELLQKSAQQLKILPHKVLNEKNEEVELYSSIECKGIKGNDKRHYILDLLRTFPPDLHYLPIEGEELSKEAKEMGYPKNHRHKLSTLRQELIEAFVEQRYVMFVRHAAYLLMGKQQQKKDNKTDTETELLEIQDIPIDEDDEETEANIKINSTDGKLDNESVHKETDERTENDNVENSADSAERTKESHEENNEEVSKEDNVKDADKEKTVNGDVKPVNGIVDEISSEKEKTEVSPEVEKAVKVLADSMDTYDQNHQEIVQKAAAVTGSLSDTEFDVRFNPDVFSPGVKHVEPENDYFRRQKQVIKDAAHFLITHQIPLLVKDCHEHNIAPIDGLSLSEIMHQRGINIRYLGKVAELAAKAPTLSYLYKLTVSEIISRSVKHLFVSYLQGVSPVNLSASLSHFLNCYLGSVPSPQPQIADERLVNAHSKKKKNKKRSRYISALGHDSTAWSTLTPAEMWTNIKAEAKEYYMFDIDCESVDSAVEHHHIQKISLLREFCLKVGVQIVLREYNLDSKHKVAFNEDDIMNMFPVVKHVNPIASDAYSFFQSGQAKVQQGYVKEGFELINESLNLFSNVYGPMHPEFAACLRSLARLHYIMGELNEAMEMQQKAVIMSERCLGVDHPNTITEYLHLALYCTAGQQIATALKLLYRARYLALLLHGENHPEVALIDSNIGLVLQGVEEYELSLKFLQKALDNNIKFHGPKSMKTALSYHLVARVQSCKGDFRAGLQMEKETYNIYKHHLGEEHDKTKQSLECLRHLTQQAVNLQKAMNELYKSGAKAAVSQFNISPPPMNTVIEMMNIINGILIISLSQKDIEKIAEEMEKDISNGVGKKSDALKITEVKSSLQEESPNANGKGDVTSDKSESQDINSVATAS encoded by the exons ACGATAAAGGAGACAAAGATGCGTCATCTTGTTGCTCGGATAAGGACACAAAGGATTGTTGTGAGAAAACTCAAAACAAACCAGAAAATGTTTTACTCAgtgacaaatttttcacagtCAAGATAGTACCGCCAGGATGTGATCCATTTGAATTGCAG GTTGGTTCACAGGAGATGGTACATGAGCTTCATCAGTTGTTGATGGACAAGGAAGAAACATGCCACAGGACATGTTTCACTCTCCAAATGGATGGCAATGTCCTGGATAACTTCACGGAGTTGCGGAATATAGAGGGCCTGACGGACGGCTCCGTGATCAAAGTTGTCGAAG aaCCGTACACAGTGCGTGAAGCTCGCATCCACGTGCGCCATGTAAGGGACTTGTTGAAGTCGCAGGATCCCATGGACGCGTACAATGGCACAGACTTGCAGTCCCTTAGTTTCCTGAGTGCTGTAATTATAAGCGGCAATGAGAACCAGG GACGAAACAAAAAAACTGGGGAGCGTGACTCAGTGGACTGCACTCCACCAGACAACATCATGCCAGACAgtggagagcgccctctattgcCACTAAACCCGCTGGTCAAGGAGCCAAAACCTCCATCCTGcgttcaaatatttacaacaagTGGATGGAATCCACCTCCAGGAAATAGGAAAATGCATG GTGACTTGATGTATTTGTACATAGTGACCGTTGAAAACAATGCATACCACATCACAGCATCCACCAGGGGATTTTACATAAACAG GTCAACATTAGAGACCTTTGACCCCAAGGCGGCAGAACAGAAAAACCTATCGCACTCTCTCATTGAATTGCTCCAGAAAGTGAGCCCTGCGTTTAAAAGAAATTTTGCTCAGATGCTGAAAAAGAG AGCTCTAAGACATCCTTTAGAGAGAGTGTTGGTACCCTTTCAAGTCTACACATGGACGTCACCTCAGATAGATCACACGATAGACTCAATCAGAGCAGAGGATG CCTACAACTCCAGGCTTGGTTATGAAGAACACATCCCTGGACAGACCAGAGACTGGAACGAAGAACTGCAGACTACGCATGATTTGCCGCGGAAGACGTTACAGGAGAGAATCGTCCGTGAGAGGGCGATGTTCAAAGTACAGAGTGACTTTGTACAGGCAGCCATCAGGGGTGCCATGGCCGTCATCGATGGTAATATCATGGCCATCAACCCAGGTGAAGATTCTAA GATGCAGATGTATATATGGAATAATATTTTCTTCAGTCTGGGTTTTGATGTCCGTGATCATTACAAGGACTATGGCGGCGACCATGCTGCCTTTGTTGCACCA AGTTGTGATCTCCAGGGTGTCAAGGCCTACAACAACATTGACATTGAAGGGCTTTACACACTGGGCACCGTAGTCATTGATTACCGTGGTTACCGAGTGACCGCCCAGTCAATCATTCCGGGAATTCTGGAGAGAGAACAAGAAGAATCCGTTATCTATGGCTCCATTGATTTTGGAAAGACGGTTGCTACTGATGAAAAATTTGTTGAACTG CTGCAGAAGTCTGCCCAGCAGTTGAAAATCCTTCCACACAAGGTTCTGAATGAAAAGAATGAGGAAGTTGAACTCTACTCATCCATTGAATGCAAGGGTATCAAGGGCAATGACAAGAGACATTACATACTTGATTTGCTCAGGACGTTCCCGCCAGATCTTCACTACCTTCCAA TTGAAGGAGAAGAACTAAGTAAAGAGGCCAAGGAGATGGGATATCCCAAAAACCACAGACACAAACTGAGTACTCTGAGGCAGGAACTCATTGAGGCATTTGTAGA ACAGAGGTATGTGATGTTTGTCCGACATGCAGCGTATTTACTGATGGGCAAACAGCAACAGAAGAAAGATAACAAAACGGACACTGAAACGGAATTGTTGGAAATACAGGATATTCCCATCGATGAGGATGATGAGGAAACAGAAgctaatataaaaataaattccaCAGATGGAAAATTAGACAATGAATCTGTTCATAAAGAAACAGACGAAAGGACAGAAAACGataatgttgaaaattctgCCGATTCGGCAGAAAGGACTAAAGAATCTCATGAGGAGAACAATGAAGAGGTTTCTAAGGAGGACAATGTCAAAGACGCTGACAAGGAAAAGACTGTTAATGGGGATGTAAAACCAGTGAACGGAATTGTGGATGAAATTTCATCAGAGAAAGAGAAGACGGAAGTGAGTCCGGAAGTTGAGAAGGCAGTCAAAGTATTGGCAGATTCCATGGATACAT ATGATCAGAACCATCAAGAGATTGTACAGAAAGCTGCTGCTGTCACTGGCTCTTTGAGTGACACAGAATTTGACGTTCGTTTTAACCCCGATGTGTTCTCTCCAGGCGTCAAGCATGTGGAACCAGAG AATGATTACTTCAGAAGACAAAAACAGGTTATCAAGGACGCTGCACATTTCCTTATAACTCACCAAATTCCATTACTG GTGAAGGATTGCCATGAACATAATATTGCACCCATTGATGGCCTGTCCTTGTCGGAAATTATGCATCAGAG GGGAATAAACATTCGCTATCTGGGAAAAGTTGCAGAGCTAGCAGCCAAGGCACCAACATTGAGCTACCTCTAT AAACTAACAGTATCAGAGATCATCAGTAGATCAGTCAAGCATCTGTTTGTGTCCTACCTACAAGGAGTCAGTCCCGTCAATCTCTCAGCATCCCTCAGTCACTTCCTCAACTGCTACCTTGGTTCAGTGCCCTCACCACAGCCACAGATAGCAGACGAAAGG CTTGTGAACGCTCACAGTAAGaagaaaaagaacaaaaagAGGTCACGATACATATCAGCATTAGGACATG ACAGCACAGCATGGTCTACGTTGACCCCTGCTGAGATGTGGACCAACATCAAGGCTGAAGCCAAGGAATACTACATGTTTGATATTGACTG TGAAAGTGTTGACTCTGCCGTGGAACATCACCACATCCAGAAAATCAGTCTCCTTCGAGAGTTCTGCCTCAAAGTTGGCGTTCAGATCGTCCTGCGTGAATACAACCTTGACTCAAAACACAAGGTAGCGTTCAACGAGGATGACATCATGAACATGTTCCCTGTGGTGAAACACGTGAATCCAATCGCCAGCGATGCATACAGTTTCTTCCAGAGCGGTCAGGCTAAAGTACAACAAG GCTATGTGAAGGAAGGCTTTGAACTTATCAACGAGTCTCTGAATTTGTTCAGTAATGTCTACGGACCAATGCACCCAGAATTTGCTGCGTGTCTTCGATCACTTGCAAGACTTCATTACATCATGGGTGAACTGAATGAG GCAATGGAGATGCAACAGAAGGCAGTCATAATGAGTGAGCGCTGTCTCGGAGTGGACCATCCTAACACAATTACAGAATAT CTACACTTGGCTCTGTACTGTACAGCAGGGCAGCAGATAGCTACTGCATTGAAATTACTCTACAGAGCAAGGTACCTTGCCTTACTGCTGCATGGAGAGAACCATCCTGAAGTAGCCCTCATTGAT AGTAACATTGGGTTGGTACTGCAGGGTGTCGAGGAGTATGAATTGTCACTCAAATTCTTGCAGAAGGCATTAGATAATAACATCAAGTTCCACGGGCCGAAGAGTATGAAAACAGCTCTGAG TTATCACTTGGTTGCCAGAGTACAGTCATGTAAAGGAGATTTCAGAGCTGGGTTACAGATGGAGAAAGAAACTTACAATATCTACAAACATCAT CTTGGCGAAGAAcatgacaaaacaaaacagagttTAGAGTGTCTGCGACATCTCACACAACAAGCAGTTAATCTCCAAAAAGCA ATGAACGAACTCTACAAGAGTGGTGCTAAAGCTGCC